One region of Paenibacillus polymyxa M1 genomic DNA includes:
- a CDS encoding putative glycoside hydrolase has product MNMIWAIMLFAMGIGGNGDSSANAPNVKETVATTIGSAMIQAQHSNLKVDASNPPVKIDPQPTTPAIKGIYVTAYSAGGSRMTQLLELLDKTELNSMVIDIKDDAGYITYPTTNPELLKLGKPQKFIKDIFGLMDRLKKHNVYPIARIVVFKDTVLANKNPEMSFRNADDSVWKNGKGDGFVNPYNKEVWDYNIAIAKEAAKLGFKEIQFDYVRFPEGFEKRADKLKYTKSDQSRSDTVAEFVQYARKELAPLGVRVSVDIFGYAASVPAAEGIGQDFTKISENVDVISPMVYPSHYTTGWFGVKDPDKNPYQTIKGSMADTHKKLNPTGKLKPIIRPWIQDFTASWLGSGHYAKYGKTQVEDQIRALKDMKVDEYLLWNATNRYTSGVTYK; this is encoded by the coding sequence ATGAATATGATTTGGGCAATTATGCTATTCGCAATGGGAATAGGCGGAAATGGGGACTCGTCAGCCAACGCTCCAAATGTAAAAGAAACGGTGGCAACGACAATCGGCAGCGCCATGATCCAGGCACAACACAGTAATTTAAAGGTAGATGCCTCCAATCCGCCGGTTAAAATTGACCCACAGCCGACCACGCCAGCGATTAAAGGCATCTATGTCACAGCCTATAGCGCAGGCGGTTCACGTATGACCCAGCTACTCGAATTGCTGGACAAGACAGAGCTCAATTCCATGGTTATCGATATTAAGGACGATGCAGGTTACATCACGTATCCAACGACCAACCCCGAGCTTCTGAAATTGGGCAAGCCACAAAAATTCATTAAGGATATTTTCGGCTTGATGGACCGTTTGAAAAAACATAATGTTTATCCGATTGCTCGTATTGTTGTATTTAAAGATACGGTACTGGCCAACAAAAATCCTGAGATGTCCTTCCGCAATGCTGACGACTCTGTTTGGAAAAACGGCAAGGGAGATGGGTTCGTCAATCCCTATAATAAAGAAGTATGGGATTATAATATCGCCATTGCCAAGGAAGCAGCAAAACTTGGTTTTAAGGAAATCCAATTTGACTATGTACGTTTCCCTGAGGGCTTTGAAAAAAGAGCAGACAAACTGAAATATACCAAATCAGACCAATCCCGCTCGGATACGGTCGCTGAATTCGTACAATATGCCCGCAAAGAGCTTGCTCCACTAGGTGTGAGGGTATCGGTAGATATTTTCGGATATGCCGCATCCGTTCCTGCTGCCGAGGGAATCGGGCAGGATTTCACTAAAATCTCTGAAAATGTGGATGTCATTTCACCAATGGTTTATCCAAGTCACTACACAACAGGCTGGTTCGGTGTAAAGGACCCCGATAAAAACCCCTACCAGACGATCAAAGGCTCCATGGCCGATACGCACAAAAAACTCAATCCTACAGGCAAGCTAAAGCCAATTATTCGCCCTTGGATTCAGGATTTTACCGCAAGTTGGTTAGGAAGCGGACATTATGCCAAATATGGGAAAACACAAGTCGAGGACCAAATTCGCGCGCTTAAGGACATGAAGGTGGACGAATATTTACTCTGGAATGCCACTAACCGTTATACAAGCGGAGTAACTTATAAATAA
- a CDS encoding YitT family protein, which yields MLKKVLNCLTVILGAAAIACGFNLFLVPHHLLSGGVAGLSMLIGYFTKFDISTMYFIINIPMLIAGWFILGKRFISLSILSVIVTTWILAWVPVHSVVSDPLLASVFGGVMVGIGAGISFRVGGSTGGFDIIGSIVTTYRDFPVGTVLVGMNGLVILAAGYLNDDWNIALASMLSIFVTGKVLDQIYVSHTKITVYIITEHTDKLLSRMLTTPRGVSKIKIEGAFSHTEKDMLMTVTTRYELVELKRIIKEVDPSAFVNIVETVGVMGSFRRR from the coding sequence TTGTTAAAAAAAGTGTTAAACTGCTTAACTGTTATTCTTGGAGCCGCTGCCATAGCATGCGGTTTTAATCTGTTTCTCGTCCCACATCACTTGCTGAGCGGGGGAGTAGCCGGACTTTCCATGCTAATTGGCTATTTCACAAAATTCGATATCAGCACCATGTATTTTATCATCAATATCCCGATGCTTATTGCAGGCTGGTTTATTTTAGGCAAACGTTTTATTAGTCTGAGCATTCTGTCGGTTATCGTTACCACGTGGATTTTGGCTTGGGTACCTGTACATTCTGTTGTGTCTGATCCCCTGCTGGCCTCTGTCTTTGGAGGGGTCATGGTAGGCATTGGAGCGGGAATTTCTTTTCGGGTAGGAGGGTCTACAGGCGGTTTTGACATTATCGGTTCTATCGTTACCACTTATCGGGACTTCCCCGTCGGAACTGTACTTGTGGGCATGAATGGACTAGTCATTCTCGCAGCAGGATATTTGAACGATGACTGGAATATTGCACTCGCTTCCATGTTATCCATTTTTGTGACTGGTAAAGTGTTGGATCAAATCTATGTAAGTCATACGAAGATCACCGTTTACATCATTACAGAGCACACTGACAAGCTACTCAGCCGAATGTTAACAACGCCACGAGGTGTCAGCAAAATAAAAATTGAAGGTGCATTTTCACATACTGAAAAGGACATGCTGATGACTGTTACGACACGCTACGAGCTTGTTGAATTAAAACGTATCATTAAGGAAGTAGACCCTTCTGCTTTTGTCAATATTGTGGAAACGGTTGGAGTAATGGGTTCATTTCGCCGAAGATAA
- a CDS encoding DEAD/DEAH box helicase — MTTFAEFDLEPKVIQAITELGFEEATPIQSKSIPIALQGKDMIGQAQTGTGKTAAFGIPMINKISKNDEKIRALIMAPTRELAIQVAEEIEKLSRFKGLRTLPIYGGQDIVRQIRALKKKPQIIIGTPGRLLDHINRKTIKLEDVNTVVLDEADEMLDMGFMEDIQSILKQVPDERQTMLFSATMPPNIKRLAEQFLKDPEHVSVIPKQVSAPLIDQAYIEVPERQKFEALSRLIDMESPELAIVFGRTKRRVDELAEALQKRGYSADGLHGDLSQNQRDAVMRKFRDGSIDVLVATDVAARGLDVSGVTHVVNFDLPQDPESYVHRIGRTGRAGKEGEAWSFVTPREIDHLHFIERVTRHRIPRKPLPTLAEALEGKQRIIAERLLEVVEKGELNEYKGLAIQMLEQYDSVQLLSAALKLMTGEKREASIELTPEDPIRAKRRKPDVRSGGRKPSNYSGRSNGGYNSNRGGSGSKGGYGGYNRGKEGGGYNRDSGSRYSGDRKPRPSSNGETRRPARREDSSSE; from the coding sequence TTGACGACATTTGCAGAATTTGATCTTGAACCGAAGGTAATTCAGGCGATTACGGAGCTGGGGTTCGAAGAAGCAACACCTATTCAATCCAAATCCATCCCGATTGCATTGCAAGGGAAAGACATGATTGGTCAAGCCCAAACAGGTACTGGTAAAACTGCTGCGTTTGGTATTCCGATGATCAATAAAATTTCTAAAAACGATGAAAAAATCAGAGCCCTGATTATGGCTCCAACACGTGAGCTTGCTATTCAAGTGGCTGAAGAAATCGAAAAACTCTCCCGCTTTAAAGGTCTTCGCACTTTGCCGATCTATGGTGGACAAGATATCGTACGCCAGATTCGCGCTTTGAAAAAGAAACCTCAAATTATTATTGGTACACCAGGACGTTTGCTCGATCACATTAATCGTAAAACCATTAAGCTAGAAGACGTAAACACCGTTGTTTTGGATGAAGCAGATGAAATGCTGGATATGGGCTTCATGGAAGATATTCAGTCCATTCTGAAGCAGGTTCCGGACGAGCGTCAAACGATGCTGTTCTCGGCTACAATGCCTCCTAACATTAAAAGATTGGCTGAGCAATTCCTTAAAGATCCTGAGCATGTATCCGTTATTCCTAAACAAGTTAGCGCTCCGCTGATTGATCAGGCCTATATTGAAGTTCCTGAGCGTCAAAAATTCGAAGCATTAAGCCGTTTGATCGATATGGAATCCCCAGAACTTGCTATCGTATTCGGTCGCACTAAGCGCCGGGTAGACGAGCTGGCTGAAGCTCTGCAAAAACGTGGTTATTCCGCAGATGGTTTGCATGGTGACTTGTCTCAAAATCAGCGTGATGCTGTTATGCGTAAATTCCGTGACGGAAGTATTGACGTGCTCGTAGCGACTGACGTTGCTGCCCGTGGTTTGGACGTTTCCGGCGTAACTCACGTTGTGAACTTTGACCTCCCGCAAGATCCGGAGAGCTATGTTCACCGTATCGGACGTACTGGACGTGCAGGTAAAGAAGGGGAAGCTTGGTCATTCGTAACGCCTCGTGAAATTGACCATTTGCACTTCATTGAACGTGTAACTCGTCACCGCATTCCACGTAAGCCTCTTCCAACGTTGGCAGAAGCTCTGGAAGGCAAACAACGTATCATCGCAGAACGTCTTCTAGAAGTTGTAGAAAAAGGCGAGCTGAACGAGTACAAAGGTTTGGCTATTCAAATGCTGGAGCAATATGACTCTGTTCAACTCCTCTCCGCAGCTCTGAAGCTGATGACTGGTGAGAAGAGAGAGGCATCTATTGAGTTGACTCCAGAAGATCCGATCCGTGCAAAACGTCGTAAACCTGACGTGCGTTCTGGCGGACGCAAGCCTTCCAACTATAGTGGACGCAGCAACGGTGGGTATAATTCCAACCGTGGCGGTAGCGGCAGTAAAGGTGGCTACGGTGGTTACAACCGTGGCAAAGAAGGCGGTGGCTACAACCGTGATTCCGGAAGCCGCTATAGTGGAGATCGCAAACCACGCCCGAGCAGCAATGGCGAAACTCGCCGTCCTGCAAGACGTGAAGATTCCTCTTCTGAATAA
- a CDS encoding YesL family protein: MEFKGAMGGIYRLTEWITRLAASNLLWVLCSSPFVFCLILKLLVMNQNLANESLQMNWAMAILAPLTLFPATSALFAVVRKWVMGDTDTGVFRTFFKGYKENYKQSLIGGIFYTLLFVVMYVDYTVYMTQLSNLQIVGVIMLILIIILLVSMFNFFSMVVHYHMSTGQIIKNAVLLTLIRPFRVFSTMLGSAVVIYIGVKYPVLFLFFIGSVVAWFAFFNFYGTFLKMQDQMEKMKQKDEEKASMEDKKSDNL, encoded by the coding sequence TTGGAATTTAAAGGAGCTATGGGGGGGATTTACCGCCTAACCGAGTGGATTACCCGGCTGGCGGCTAGCAATTTGTTGTGGGTGTTATGTTCATCGCCTTTTGTATTCTGCCTCATACTGAAATTACTTGTTATGAATCAGAATCTGGCGAATGAATCGTTACAAATGAACTGGGCGATGGCGATTTTGGCACCGCTTACTTTATTTCCAGCAACATCGGCTTTGTTCGCAGTGGTTCGCAAATGGGTGATGGGCGATACCGATACAGGCGTGTTTCGTACCTTCTTTAAAGGATATAAAGAGAACTATAAGCAGAGTCTGATTGGGGGTATCTTTTACACGCTATTGTTTGTCGTTATGTATGTGGATTACACTGTATATATGACACAGCTCAGCAACTTGCAAATCGTGGGCGTCATCATGCTGATCCTCATTATTATTTTGCTTGTGTCTATGTTTAACTTCTTTTCGATGGTAGTTCACTATCATATGTCTACCGGACAAATTATTAAGAATGCAGTTTTATTGACGCTGATTCGACCATTCCGTGTATTTTCCACCATGCTCGGCAGCGCCGTTGTTATATACATTGGAGTTAAATATCCCGTGCTTTTCTTATTTTTCATCGGCAGTGTAGTTGCCTGGTTCGCTTTTTTTAATTTTTACGGAACCTTCCTCAAAATGCAGGATCAAATGGAGAAGATGAAACAGAAAGACGAGGAAAAGGCAAGCATGGAAGACAAAAAAAGTGATAACCTCTAA